CCACACTTTCTCGTTTTGTCTTTTAGTACTCCTAATCCTCCTATTTTCCTCTTTACCcaggtttaatttatttaaaaaacagtctGGTGTTATAATTATGTTGAAATAATTTCAGAATTGAACGCGCGTGCATTTATCCGGTTTTGGCACATTAACCTTGTCCCGTGTCACTCAAGTCAACAAATAATTGATGGATGTGACGAGCAGCTAAAATGTCTGCGTTTGGTCTAAAATCATCTTCGCTTAAGGTAAGAATTTCATTTCAAtggttttctttggaaaaataaatgatgctCCTTGCGGTTTAAATATTCGATTCCTTTCCCCTTAAAAATGCTTAAAGCCgacaatgacacaaaaaaacgtAGTGTTTTAGCATTGTCATTAGTTTATGAACTTCATACTGTTTCGCAGGGCCTGGCCATACTCTCGTGTCGTCTTTGGTTTGGGCGGGGCAAGTTCACCAGATCAAGAGTTCCACCAGAGGTAAACTTGATTGAACAATCCATCTGCCCCGTTTTGTTGACAAACATGTGTTTTTGTCTCGCCCGGCAGCATTATGCAGAGCGGTCAAAGGATCACGAAAAATATGGCGGTGATCCCGAGCAGCCTCACAAACTACACATTGTGACACGTGTCAAAAGTGCCTTGCGACGGCCGTACTGGGAGAAGGATATGGT
Above is a window of Stigmatopora nigra isolate UIUO_SnigA chromosome 11, RoL_Snig_1.1, whole genome shotgun sequence DNA encoding:
- the mrpl30 gene encoding large ribosomal subunit protein uL30m encodes the protein MSAFGLKSSSLKGLAILSCRLWFGRGKFTRSRVPPEHYAERSKDHEKYGGDPEQPHKLHIVTRVKSALRRPYWEKDMVKHLGLQKAHVPVIHKNTPSVNTRLKFIKHLVRVEPLKTPYGLPAERDMAESFINSRGELIIRRLLTPLQPKAVES